Proteins from one Rhinopithecus roxellana isolate Shanxi Qingling chromosome 18, ASM756505v1, whole genome shotgun sequence genomic window:
- the LOC115894534 gene encoding endogenous retrovirus group K member 8 Rec protein-like has translation MNPSEMQRKAPPRRRKHRNRAPLTRMMSQAVISEKQMKSPHTKKAELPTWAQLKKLTLLARKSLASTKCAGPVEESCTKIERTN, from the exons atgaacccatcggagatgcaaagaaaagcgcctccacGGAGACGGAAACACCGCAATCGAGCACCATTGACTCGCATGATGAGTCAAGCGGTGATATCAGAAAAACAGATGAAGTCACCACACACCAAGAAGGCAGAGCTGCCGacctgggcacagttaaagaagctgacactgttagctagaaaaagcctagctagcacaaag TGTGCCGGACCAGTCGAAGAATCCTGCACCAAAATCGAGAGAACGAACTag